A window of Flammeovirga kamogawensis genomic DNA:
ATCGTATTTCTTTTTTGCTTTTGGAGTATCTTTTTCTATTGAAATAGGTGATAAATCAGCTAGATACCTTATATATTGAATGGATAAAGGCTGATCCAACCCTAATTCTTTTCTAATTAATTCTCTAGTTTCTAAATCAGCATGCTGCCCCGACATTAAATCAACAGGGTTACCAGGTAAAGTATGAAACAGTAAAAACACAACGGTTATTACTCCCCATATTACCAAAAAACCATACATTAATCTATTAATTATAAATTGTAGCACGCGATATTAAATTATAAAAGTGTAGTTATATCTTGAGTTGTAGGAGTGTCATTATAATGCCACTTTCCTAAAATAGTTCCATCTTTTACTAGCATAACACCTGGGTTAGACCTAATCATGGCCTTTAAAACTGTTGCATCTGCATAATAATACGGAATAGAAAGGTGAACTCTTTCTGTAAATGCTCTAAAGTCAGTAGCGTCACTAGTTATTGTAATGCTCTGAACTTCTTTTTCGCTTAGTTCGTTAACCAAACTAATGATTGGTTGTATTGTTTCATCCTCAATTTCAGAAACATTTTGTACAATTACCAATAACCTTGTTCCTTTTATGGTAAGGTCAGTAAAATCTTGTCCTTCTTCGTTCGAAATATAATAATCTGGAATTAAAGGCTCACACTCTTCTGCGTTTACAATTTCCATCTTCTTAAATTTCCAAGATGGATCAGTTGGGTAAGAATCAAACTCTTGCACTACGCCGTCTTTTTCCATAAAAAACAAATTCTGACAAGGCGCCTGAGGTTTCATCATTTCACCTATGTTAGCTCCCACTTTATATGGTCTAAAATCAATTGGTGGTAAATGCCTGATAGCATATGTACATGTTCCAAAAGAGAATAGTGTTACCACTAATATTGTAATTGTCTTCCAAGCTTTTGTTGTTTCCTTTTTAGGTACAGAATAACCGGTAAACTGCATTGGTCTTTCCTTTGGAAGAAGTATCATTGAAAACACCAATAAAACAAGAAGAACTACATCTTTTGTAAAAGACCCCCAAGGTGAAAATTTATATGCATCTCCAAAGCAGCCACAATCTGTCACTTTGTTAAAGTAAGCAGAATAGAATGTTAAGAAACCGAAGAATATTAGAAGAGCTAAAGTCGCTTTTAAAGAAATTTTTTGTCTAAATCCGATAACTAATGCAACACCTAATATTACCTCAAATGATGAAAACAAAACAGACAACCATAAAGAATATGGAACTAATACTAAGAAGAATGATTCAAGAAATCCTAAGACTCCCGCAAAATCATCTGCAAAGACATGAAAATATTCTTCAAATTTTATGGCTGTTCCCATAGGGTCGTCTATCTTAACAAACCCAGAAATAATAAATACTAAACCAACAACTATGGCTAATATTCTCTGTAAAGTTTTCATTAATCTTATTTATTAGTAATAAATGTCTGTTAGTATTATTTAATTATTCTGCCACAAATCCAGATAAGATTAAAGCAAAAATTGAATAATTAATCATGTCTTGATAATTAGCATCTACACCTTCAGAAACAATTGTTTTCCCATCATTCCCTTCAATTTGTTTTACTCTAAGTAATTTCATTAAAATGATATCAGTAATACTAGACACACGCATCATTCTCCAAGCTTCACCATAATCATGGTTTTTATCAAACATTAATTGCGTAGTTTCATTTGCATGTTTATCGTATTGTAACATTACCTCTTCAGGAGTTAAATCCATTCGGTCATCATTTCTCAATTCTAATTGAGTTAATGCCATCAAGCAATAATTAATTATAGCAATAAACTCGCCTAAAACATCTTCATCTATCTTCTGCGCTCCTTTTTCTTGAATAGAACGAATACGCATTGCTTTTATATATATCTGATCAGTGATTGATGGTAGGCGTAAAATCCTCCATGCAGTACCGTAATCAATTGTTTTCTTCTCAAATAGAGCTCTACACTTTTCTATTACCGCTCTAAACTCTTTTTCTGTCTTTTCTGCTTGTGTCATCTTCTTACTTTCCTTTGTTACTGATTTTTTTCAGCTAACTTTGATGTAAAGTTAGAGTATAGACGTCGAACCTCAAACTAAATGATTAATCCATATTCTTTTTCCTTGAAAATAAAAGGAAAATTATTCGATTTAAATAGCACAAAGGTAATGGGGATCATTAATGCCACCCCAGATTCATTTTATAATAACAGCAGAAAAGTTTATGTTGATGATGCAGTCCTTCAAGCTGAAACAATGCTGAATGAAGGAGCTCATATTTTAGATATAGGTGGATATTCGTCTAGACCTGGTGCTGAACACGTAAAAGAAGAAGAAGAATTAAATAGGGTTCTGCCAATAATAGAAGCCATAAAAACCAAGTTTCCAGAAGCTATAATTTCAATAGATACTTTTAGAAGTAATGTTGCAAAAAATGCAAATTATTTTGGAGCTGATATTATCAATGATATCTCTGGTGGAAATTTAGATGAAAGAATGTTTGATACCGTAAAAGAATTAAATATTCCATATATCATGATGCACATGCGAGGTACTCCTCAAACAATGAAAAACCTAACAGAATATCCAGAAGGTGTTACATTTGAAGTAATGAAATATTTTGCTGAAAAAGCACAAGAATTTCTATCTGATGGTACTTCTGATATAATCATTGATCCTGGTTTTGGTTTTGCTAAAACTATTGAGCAAAATTATGAACTACTTCATAATCTACATTTACTTAAAGAATTAAACTTACCTATATTAGTAGGTGTCTCAAGAAAATCAATGATTACAAAAAAATTAGGGATTACATCTAATGAGGCTCTAAATGGAACGTCCGTATTAAATACTCTTGCAATTTTAAAGGGTGCACACATTTTAAGAGTACATGATGTTAAACCTGCAGTAGAATGTGTAAAACTTATACAATAAACTGTTTCATTTTAAAATAAAGGATATATTTTTGTAATAAGATACTTTCATCTTAGATTGTACATTATAATCACATCTCGAACAGCAATTAAATGTTATTATTTAGCGTCGGTTTTTTAGAAATTAATTTCGTTGACGTGCTCGATATCCTTCTGGTGTCGGTCTTGCTGTTCCATCTATACAAATTAATTAAGGGAAGTGTTGCTTTAAAAATCTTTGTTGGTGGGTTATCTATTTACCTCACTTACTTAGTTGTGAAAGCAACTGACATGGAATTGCTTTCTGAAATACTAAGTCAATTTATTGATGTTGGTGTAATTGCAGCAATTATTCTGTTCCAACAAGAAATTAGAAAATTTCTTTTAATTATTGGTAAATCAACTGATTTTAAAAATTTTCCATTATTTCAATTATTTAGAGGAAAAGGTAAAGATTACGAAATTAATTTGGATATCCCCTCTATCATTGACGCAATGAAAGATATGAGTGGAACAAATACAGGTGCTTTAATTGTAATTTCAAAAGACAGTGATTTACAATTTTATGCTGAAACTGGTGATTTTGTAGATGCAAAAATTTCAAAACGTTTATTACTTTCCATTTTCTTTAAAAATTCTCCAATGCACGATGGCGCTTGTCTAATTTGTGACAATAGAATTCAAGCAGCTAGATGTATTTTACCTGTTTCTGAAAACCCGAATATTCCTGCAACAATGGGGTTACGACATAGAGCTGGCATTGGTATGACTGAAAACACGAATGCAATTGTATTGATTGTTTCAGAAGAAACTGGTCAGATGTCTTATATTCAAGGAGGCGTAATTGATCACAATCTTTCATCTATAGAATTACGTACAAAGATTCGTTCATACATGCAAGACGGACAAGAAGAAAATAATACAACTACACCTCAAAAATCAGCTGTGTAAGTTTCTTTCCTTAACACCATTTTTTCTGTAAACTTCTTACTTGACAAGTATGTTATTAGAGTATTAAATAGTCTATTACACAACTACCATTTAAGATGAAAAGCATTTTAAAAATATTAATACTAACCTTAGCTATTGGATTAAGCTCATTTACCCTCAATAACGATCCAAATACTTTTATGTCAAAAGGATTGACTAATCTGTCAAGTGAAAATTACCTTAAGGCAATTGGTGATTTTACGATGGCAATTAGTATTCAAGATAACTTAGGTGAAGCCTACTACCATAGAGCCATTTGTAAAGATCTTTTAGGTAAAAAAGAAGGATATATTAATTCTGAATTATGCCTAGACTTAATTGAAGCTATAAAATATGATCATTTTGAAGCAATAGAAAAATTATATGAATTAGGCAGGATTGAATGCTATATGTTTAAAAGTGCTGCTCTCACACCAGACAAAGCATACTGTATAGACATTTCTTCTCAAAATTACAGCTCAATACCTAACGAATTTAGTGAATTTTCAAATTTAATTTCAATTAGTGCATCTTCTAATAAGATCAAAACTCTTGGTACTTTATACAATAGCTGTCCTTATATTATTTCATTAGATTTAGGACAAAATGACATTTCAATTATACCATCAGAAATAACTAAATTTAAATACTTATACAACCTTAACCTTAGTAATAATAATTTATCAAGGTTGCCTAAAGAAATAGTAAAGTTAGAACATTTATCCTTCTTGAATTTAAGAGGAAACCAACTAGAAGAATTACCAAAAAACATAGATAATCTGAAATCTTTAAAAGTTCTTGATTTATCATTAAATAGAATTCAAAAACTACCTAAAAATTTAGAAAATCTAAAAAATTTAGAAACACTTGTACTTGCAGGCAACCCATTGCAAGACGCTGATGTAAAAACATTAAGACTATTATTACCTAATACTCATATTATTTATGACATGTAAAAAAAGGGCTATTGCATTAAGCAATAGCCCTTTTCTATATCTCTTTAATTGATTCTATTTGTTTCCTGAAAATTCAGAAACATATAAATCAATTGTTCTTCCTAAACGAATTCTTGGATATTTACCAGAAGCCGCATTAACTTCTGCAACAGGAGATTGTCTGATAACAACGCCTGGAACTGTATCGTATTCTATATATTGAACTCTGCCTTTCCCAAGACCTTGCCCAAACAATACAAATTCAGCATCCCCTTCAGTCATACCCACTACATTAGGCACCTCAATAGTAGCATTACCCATACCATCACCTACTACTAAATCAATATTAGTACCTTTCAATACTTTAAAACCTCTTTTAAGTTCTGCCTTAGAAATCCATCTTCCTTTATAGCGTACTTTTAATACGTTATTTACAAATCTATCTGGTTTTCTATCTACAGTTCCTACCTTCATTCCTAAATTCTTTAAACGAACAACTGCATTTTTTAAAGAACCATCAATTAAATCAGGTAACTCAATAGATGCAGGTTCCGAAGGATTTACAGTTAAATAAATCTTTCTATTATCCTTTACCTTTTCTCCAGATACAGGAGTTTGAGATAAAACTGTCAAGTAAGGAAGGTCTGGATTATAATTCACCGCAGATGAATCAAATATTTGGTATCTCAATCCAGAAGACTCTAATCGTTTTTTTGCATCTTCAATAGACAAACTATCAATGTCTGGTACTGTAACAGTTTCAGCATGATTGGTTGATATTGGTAAGTAAACTTGAAAAAAGATCAGTAGTAAGAATAAACTTACTATAACCATCAACCCTATATTAATTAAAAGTGCTGATGGAGTATCTCCAAAGATTAATTGTTTAATTTTTGTTTTATCCATAATGAATTAGCTAAGAGTAGCTTCTGTTCGTTTTATTCCGTAATCTAAAATACTATCAATAAAGTCAAAAGGCTTGTAACCATTAATTGCCGCTTGATGGAAAATACACGTTGCAGGCGTCATACCAGGTAAAGAGTTTACCTCAATAATAATTGTCTCTACACGTTTTTCTTCTCTCCAAATTCGCACAAAAGCATCAATTCTGCAATACCCCTGAACATTAAGTTCTTTAGCCACTTTTTCTAGGTCCTTACGAACTGCAGCAGATATCCATTTTTGCTCCTGACTATCCGTAGAAAAACGAGGAGGTGTGATATTTTGTCCTTCCCCTGCCAAGAATTTTTCTTCAAGAGACAGAATTTCACCACTAGCTAATGCTTCTGAAGGTTCAAAAATCTCATATGATCGAGAACCGTCATCATGCCACTTTGTAAGCATTCCT
This region includes:
- a CDS encoding BT_3928 family protein; this encodes MKTLQRILAIVVGLVFIISGFVKIDDPMGTAIKFEEYFHVFADDFAGVLGFLESFFLVLVPYSLWLSVLFSSFEVILGVALVIGFRQKISLKATLALLIFFGFLTFYSAYFNKVTDCGCFGDAYKFSPWGSFTKDVVLLVLLVFSMILLPKERPMQFTGYSVPKKETTKAWKTITILVVTLFSFGTCTYAIRHLPPIDFRPYKVGANIGEMMKPQAPCQNLFFMEKDGVVQEFDSYPTDPSWKFKKMEIVNAEECEPLIPDYYISNEEGQDFTDLTIKGTRLLVIVQNVSEIEDETIQPIISLVNELSEKEVQSITITSDATDFRAFTERVHLSIPYYYADATVLKAMIRSNPGVMLVKDGTILGKWHYNDTPTTQDITTLL
- a CDS encoding DUF1599 domain-containing protein; translated protein: MTQAEKTEKEFRAVIEKCRALFEKKTIDYGTAWRILRLPSITDQIYIKAMRIRSIQEKGAQKIDEDVLGEFIAIINYCLMALTQLELRNDDRMDLTPEEVMLQYDKHANETTQLMFDKNHDYGEAWRMMRVSSITDIILMKLLRVKQIEGNDGKTIVSEGVDANYQDMINYSIFALILSGFVAE
- the folP gene encoding dihydropteroate synthase, translating into MINPYSFSLKIKGKLFDLNSTKVMGIINATPDSFYNNSRKVYVDDAVLQAETMLNEGAHILDIGGYSSRPGAEHVKEEEELNRVLPIIEAIKTKFPEAIISIDTFRSNVAKNANYFGADIINDISGGNLDERMFDTVKELNIPYIMMHMRGTPQTMKNLTEYPEGVTFEVMKYFAEKAQEFLSDGTSDIIIDPGFGFAKTIEQNYELLHNLHLLKELNLPILVGVSRKSMITKKLGITSNEALNGTSVLNTLAILKGAHILRVHDVKPAVECVKLIQ
- the cdaA gene encoding diadenylate cyclase CdaA; the protein is MLLFSVGFLEINFVDVLDILLVSVLLFHLYKLIKGSVALKIFVGGLSIYLTYLVVKATDMELLSEILSQFIDVGVIAAIILFQQEIRKFLLIIGKSTDFKNFPLFQLFRGKGKDYEINLDIPSIIDAMKDMSGTNTGALIVISKDSDLQFYAETGDFVDAKISKRLLLSIFFKNSPMHDGACLICDNRIQAARCILPVSENPNIPATMGLRHRAGIGMTENTNAIVLIVSEETGQMSYIQGGVIDHNLSSIELRTKIRSYMQDGQEENNTTTPQKSAV
- a CDS encoding leucine-rich repeat domain-containing protein, producing the protein MKSILKILILTLAIGLSSFTLNNDPNTFMSKGLTNLSSENYLKAIGDFTMAISIQDNLGEAYYHRAICKDLLGKKEGYINSELCLDLIEAIKYDHFEAIEKLYELGRIECYMFKSAALTPDKAYCIDISSQNYSSIPNEFSEFSNLISISASSNKIKTLGTLYNSCPYIISLDLGQNDISIIPSEITKFKYLYNLNLSNNNLSRLPKEIVKLEHLSFLNLRGNQLEELPKNIDNLKSLKVLDLSLNRIQKLPKNLENLKNLETLVLAGNPLQDADVKTLRLLLPNTHIIYDM
- a CDS encoding PASTA domain-containing protein; amino-acid sequence: MDKTKIKQLIFGDTPSALLINIGLMVIVSLFLLLIFFQVYLPISTNHAETVTVPDIDSLSIEDAKKRLESSGLRYQIFDSSAVNYNPDLPYLTVLSQTPVSGEKVKDNRKIYLTVNPSEPASIELPDLIDGSLKNAVVRLKNLGMKVGTVDRKPDRFVNNVLKVRYKGRWISKAELKRGFKVLKGTNIDLVVGDGMGNATIEVPNVVGMTEGDAEFVLFGQGLGKGRVQYIEYDTVPGVVIRQSPVAEVNAASGKYPRIRLGRTIDLYVSEFSGNK